TTCTCATCGTCGGCTTCCTCGGTGACGGGGTCGCGTCGTGCACCCGGCCCGACCCGCAGGCCAAAGCGCTCGGTGAGTACCTACGGGCAGTGCACACCGATGTTCCCGACAAGTTGGTGTACTGATGGACTTCACCGAACCGCCTGAGCATCACGATCTGCGCAAGGCAGTCGCAGCCGTCACCGACCGCTATGGACCTGCCTATTTCGCCGAACGTGCAGTCGCGGGCGAACCGACCACCGAGTTGTGGCGGGAGCTGGGCGCCCACGGATTCATCGGGATCAACTTCCCTGAGCAGCACGGCGGAGGCGGTGCCGGAATGGTCGAGCTCGCGATCGTGTGCGAGGAGACCGCCGCCCACGGGTGTCCGCTGCTGCTCCTCCTGGTATCGAGCGCGATTTCCGGTGAGTTGTTGAGCCGCTATGGCAGCGACGAGCAACGCCGAACGTGGTTGCCGCGGATGGCATCCGGTGAAACCAAGGTCGTCTTTGCCATCACTGAACCGGATGCGGGATCGAACAGTCGCCAGATCAACACCACTGCCGTGCGTGACGGCAGCGACTATCTGCTCAACGGAACGAAGTACTACATTTCCGGCATCGACGAAGCGGACGCGTTGATCGTCGTCACCCGGTCCGCCCCTGAACAGTTGTCGTTGTTCCTGGTTCCGACAGATGCTCCAGGACTGGTCAAACACCGCCTACCGGTCGGAATCACCGTTCCTGAAAAACAATTCACGTTGCACTTCGACAACGTGCGGGTGCCCGCCTCTGCTCTGGTCGGCACTGAGCACGAGGGCTTCCGCCAGGTGTTCGACGGCCTGAATCCCGAGCGGATCACCGGTGCTGCCGTGTGTACCGGGATCGGGCGGCACGCGGTCGAACAAGGCGCCGACTATGCCCGCAGTCGCACGGTATGGGGGCCGCCGATCGGTTCTTACCAGGCCATCGCACATCCGCTGGCGAAGGCCAAGATCAACGTGGATCTCGCCGCCATGATGACAGCGAAGGCGGCGTGGCTGTTCGATCAGGGCCTGCCCGCCGGAGAGGCATCCAACATGGCCAAGTACGCGGCCGCCGAAGCCGCGGCGGAGGCCGTGGACCACGCCATCCAGGTGCACGGCGGCAACGGGCTGTCCACGGAGTACGGCCTGCTGCCGCAATGGAGCCTGGCCCGGCTGCTGCAGATCGCGCCGGTGAGTCGCGAGATGATCCTGAACTACGTAGCCCAGCACACCCTGGCGCTACCCCGATCGTATTGAGGAGCGCATGAAACTCGGTCTACAGCTTGGCTATTGGGGCGAGCGCCCCCCGACGAACCATGCGGAGTTGGTGGCCGTGGCGGAGGAGGCCGGGTTCGACACCGTGTTCACCGCGGAGGCGTGGGGCTCGGATGCGTTCACCCCGCTGGCGTGGTGGGGACGCGAAACCACCCGGATGCGGTTGGGCACCTCGGTGGTGCAACTGTCGGCGCGTACCCCGACCGCGTGTGCGATGGCGTCGCTGACGCTGGACCATCTTTCCGGGGGTCGCCACATCCTGGGGCTGGGTGTCTCCGGACCCCAGGTCGTCGAGGGCTGGTACGGGCAGAAGTTCCCGAAGCCGTTGGCGCGCACCCGTGAGTACATCGACATCATCCGGCAGGTCTGGGCGCGCGAAGCCCCGGTCACCAGCGCCGGCCCGCATTACCCGCTGCCGCTGTCCGGGGAGGGCACCACCGGGTTGGGTAAGCCGCTCAAGCCGATCGTGCATCCGCTGCGGGCCGACATCCCGATCATGCTCGGCGCCGAGGGCCCGAAGAACGTCGCGCTGGCCGCCGAGATCTGCGACGGGTGGCTGCCGATCTTCTACTCGCCGCGGCTGGCGCCGATGTACAACGAGTGGCTCGACGAAGGCTTCGCTCGCCCGGGCGCGCGCCGCAGCCGCGAGGACTTCGAGATCTGCGCGACCGCGCAGGTGGTCGTCACCGACGACCGGGCCTCGATCATGGACCTGATCAAGCCGCACCTGGCGCTCTACATGGGCGGAATGGGCGCGGAAGACACCAACTTCCACGCCGACGTCTACCGGCGGATGGGCTACTCCGAGGTCGTCGACGAGGTCACCCGACTGTTCCGAGCCGGCCATCAGGACAGCAAAACTCGAGCGGCCAAGGCGGTTCCCGACGAACTCGTCGACGACTCGGCGATCGTCGGCGACATCGACTACGTGCGCAAACAGATCGTCGCGTGGGAGGCCGCCGGGGTGACGATGATGGTCATCGGTGCCCGCACCCCCGAGCAGATCCACGAAGCCGCAGCCCTGTTGTAGCTCAGGCGCCGTGCGCGGCGAAGAACTCCGCGCTGGCTCGTGACGCGTCGAAGGCCGCAGCGGGACTGACCGGCCAGGTGTGACCCCATCCGTCGATGGTGACGAGCGCGACCTCGGTGCCATCGGCGCAACCGAAGGCGGCCAGGCGTTTTCCGCCATCGATGGACCTGGTTGTTGCCGGCGGGCAGCGGTCGAATGCCAACCACCGATCCACCATCGTCGGCGCGGACACGACGGTGCTGGCTCCCCCGCGCCCGATCATGCGGCCGCCGTTGTAGGGCACGACCTTGTCTGCGGTGCCGTGAATCGCAAGCACCGCAACGGGTTTGGATGGATTGCAGCGGACGTTCACCCCCAGCGTGCTCGACACCGGGGCTATCGCCGCCACCAGATCGGGTCGCTCGCACGCCAGCCGGTTGGCCATGAACCCGCCCGCCGACATCCCGGTGACGAAGACCCGTCCAGTCGGGATGCCGTAGTCATGGGTGAGCCGGCCGATCAGTGCCGCCAGGAAGCCGACGTCATCGACTCCCTGCCGGTCCGGTGCCGCCGCGCCGCGCCCGTCGGCCCAACTGAAGTCGATGCCGTTGGGATAGGCGACGACCCAGCCGTACTGGTCGGCGATGGCGTTGTAATTGGTCTCCGCGGATTGCTTGCGGCCGGTCTGACTCCCGCCGTGCAGGTTGATCACCAGACCGTTCGGGTGGGCCAGCCCATCGGGCACATGCAACACATACGTCCGCTGCACGCCACCGAAAGTCAGCGCACCGGGCGGATCTCCGGTGGCGGAGGCGTGTTCTGCGGGAACCGCGAAGAGAAGAAAAAGAGCAGCGAGGAGTGCTGTCCGAGGGCGACTCACGGGATGTCTTTCTACTGGGGCGTGGATTCGGCCTAGCGGTCGCCGCGGCTGCAATTGGGGTTCGCGGGCTTGGTCGGCCACGCGCAGACGTCGAGGTAGGTATTGGTGCTGTAGCCACCGCCGTCGAACACGCCATAGGCGCCGCCATTGGTTCCGGTATAGGTGGCGCCGCCCCCGCCCTGGCCGCCCGAGGTGACCATGGTGGTCACCGTCCAGCCCTTCTCTTCCAGCGCTGCCTTGTAGGCCGTCATCACATCGCTCGGTGACCCGTTGACCTGAAAGTAGAGGTGGATTCCGCCGTCACCGATGTTGTCCGGCCCCTTGGTCGTCTGGCTGTTCGCCGGCGTCGGCACCAGTGCGGGCAGCTTGTCGGCGGCCACCGGGGCAGCACTCGCGGATGTGCTCGAAGACGCCGTCGCACTCGCAGTCGTGGCCGCCGAACTCGCGGATGACGCTGCCGTGCTGCCGGAGTCGGAGTTGCTACAGGCGGTACCGGTCAGTGCGACCGCTGCGGCAAGGGCTGCCGCAGCAGAGAATCCACGTCTCATCAGTGCCTCCTGTGTCGGGCGAATCATGCGCACAGTAACCCACTGAGCACCCCCTTGGTTGCGACACGGTCACGGATACATACCTATCGCTGCAGCGCCGGTCGCAAACAACCCAGGGGTCCCTATCGTCACAGAGGTCAACAGACGTCACCGCGACGTCCCGCCTCCGAAAGGTGTGTCGTGTCGCCGCGCCCCCGCATTCCCTCGCTGTCGCTGGCCTCGACGCTGGTCGTCGGCCTCTGCGCAGCCACCGGTGTCGCGCCGCCTGCGGCCGCGGACCCGTGCGAGGGTGCTTCTGCGGCAGCTCAACCCGCCGCCAACCAGGCGTTTCAGATTCCACAACCCTCGGCCATAGCCCCGTTCGACCGCCCGATCGGGCACAAGCCGGTCGGCGCCAACGACCAAGCACCGCTGCCGACGCTGGGCAAGATGCTCATCAACGCGCTCATCCCCAATTCCGGACAGGTTCAGAAGCAGGCAGCAGTCGCGCCCTCACCGAAACCCGCTCCCGCCCAACCCCAACCAGCTCCCGCCGCCGCGCAGCCGGCGCCGTCGACCGCACCGCCGGGTACCTCGGTGGTCGGCTGGGTGACCGGGCCGGACAGCCCGAACCAGACCATTCAGAAGTTCGCCATCACCGGCACCGACCTCGGAATCATGTGGGACAACGGTGATCCCAGTCATCGACAGGTCCTGCTGGCGTTCGGCGACACGAACGGCTTCTGCATGATCCCCGGCAAGCAGTGGCGCTACAACACACTGATGCGCAGCACCGACGGATCGCTGGCCAACACCGTCGCGGTACCTGACGGGGCCGTCGGCAACAAGTACTCGGGGTCGCCGGTGTGGCGGCCCGGCATCGCCAAGCAGGTCATCAACAGCATCAACGGTGCGCCGCAGGAGACGGGCATCATCCCGACCTCGGGTGTGGCCGTCGGGCCGAATCAGTTCTTGAACTTCATGTCGATCAGGAGCTGGGACAACTACGGCTCGTGGACGACGAACTACTCGGCGATCGCGACATCGACCGACAATGGCGAGACCTGGGGCGTCTATCCCGGCACTGTCCGTCAGCCGTCCAACGGCAACGAGAAGTTCCAGATGGGCGCGTTCCTCAAGCCGGGCCCCGGCGATCCGTACATCTACTCGTTCGGCACCCCCAACGGGCGCAGCGGGTCGGCGTACGTGGCGCGGGTGTCCCCCGGCCTGATCCCGGATCTGACGAAGTACGAATACTGGAACTCGGACAGCAACACCTGGGTTCCGGGCAGCCCGGCAGCGGCCACCCCGGTGATCCCCGGCCCGGTCGGCGAGATGTCGGCCCAATTCAACAACTACTTGAAGCAGTACCTGGTGCTGTACTGCAACGGGAACAACGACGTGGTCATGCGGACTGCGCCGGCGCCGCAGGGGCCATGGGGGCCCGAACAGATGCTGGTGTCGTCGATGCAGATCCCCGGCGGCATCTACGCGCCGTTCCTGCATCCCTGGTCGACGGGCCGCGAGCTGTACTACAACCTCTCCCTGTGGTCGGCCTACAACGTCATGCTGATGCACACTGTGCTGCCGTAGATAGCCCTTACAGCAACCAGAGGTCCCGAAGGTGGGACACTCACCCCTATGGAGCACAGCGACCCCCGCGTCGAGGACTCCGTCCCGGCCGAGCCGCTGGATGGAACCGACGCTGAACAGGCGGCCGAGATCGTCATCGAGGCTGCCACCCGCAACGCCATGTCGGCGGCCCAGCTGGGGCGTCTGCTGGTCGACGCCGGTCGAAGCGTGAGTGACGAAGACGAGCTGGTGTCCTTGCTCCAGCGTGTCGCGTCGATCGCCCAGGAAGCCATCGAGGGCGCCGACAGCACGGGTATCACCATCGACCTGGGCGGGTTGACCTACACCGCCGTGCACACCGACGAGCGCACGCTGCGTGTCGACAGTGAGCAGTACGACGCCGGCGAGGGTCCCTGCCTGCATGCGTCGCGCACCCGCACCACCGTGCTGCTGGACTCCGGAGAGGCCATGTCGGCGTGGCCGCGCTTCTCCACCGCCGCCCATGACGAGGGCATCAACAGCTTCCTGGCGGCCCCGCTGTTCACCGACGATCAGACGCTCGGCTCCTTCAACTTGTACGGCCGGGCTTTTCACGCCTTCGACGGTCTCGACGCCGAGATCCTCGACTTGCTGACCAAAGCGGTCTCCCGGGCGATCGGTGACTTCGCCCGCTTCAAGTCCGCCCGGGACACCGCGGAGTCGATCCAGCGAGTGCTGCAGAGCCGGGCGCCGATCGAGCAGGCCAAGGGCGTGCTGATGGCCATGCACGGCATCGATTCCGATGCGGCATTCGACGTGCTGCGCAAACAGAGTCAACAGACGAACGTGCCTGTCCGGGTATTGGCTGTGCAGTTTCTGGAGCAGGTCGCCGGCAGCAACGGCAACGGCCAGCACCCCCAGAACTAGCTAAAAGGTATTGACCAACGTCCGGCGCTCGGACATCTCCCGCGACATCGTGTAGTGGTGGTAGTGCGTCGCGCACTTGACCACGCTGACGAACATGACGCCGGGATTCGGCCGGCTACGGAGCATTGTCCACATCCGGCGCCGGTAGACCTGGCGCAGGTATGCGTCGGGGACGTTCTTCATCAGCAGCAGGAACAGTCCGAATGCCCGTACGGCGTCGAAGAACTGCGCTTGCCTGCGCCGCCAGGGATGTTGGCGCAGGTATTCGTTGCGGGCCCGACCGAAGTCAAATTTCCTTGTGACATAGAGACTTTCGAGGCGATCGAAATAGAAATCGGGATCGTAGAGGTCGCGCATCAGACCGATATAGCCGTCGCGCAACTCGTCTCGACTCATGTTGAGCGGTATCACGTTGGTGCCGAAGGTCTGCTCGTCATCGAGGTCGAGGCGGCTTTCATTCTTCAGCCGCGCGTGCAGCGGTGTCTTCGGGATCGCGGCGAGCATGCCCACCATGGCGTGCATGATGTCGGTCTGACCGATGAAGTCGGCCTGTTCCTTGAAGATTCGGGTGTCGTCGTTGTCGAAGCCCACGATCATGCCGCACCAGACTTCCAGCCCGGCGTCCTGCACCTTGCGAACGCGGTCGACGATCGTGCCGCCCTTCTTCACGTTCTGATACTTTTTCGCCTCTTTCAGCGAATCCTCGTTGGGGCTTTCGATCCCGATGAACACCACCGTGACGTTGGCGGCGACCATCAACTCCATCAGCTCGTCGTCTTCGGCCAGGTTCAGCGATGCCTCGGTGAAGAACTGCAAGGGATATCCCTCGCGCTCCTGCCAGTCGTGGACATCCTGCAGCAGCACCTTCACGGCGGCCTTGTTCCCGATCAGGTTGTCGTCGACGATGAAGCCGATGGACAGGCCCGCCTTGCGCATCGCTTCCAGCTCGGCGATCACCTGCGCGCTGGTCTTGAGCCTCGGCTTCCGGCCGAAGGTGACGATGATGTCGCAGAACTCGCACTGGAACGGGCAGCCGCGGCTGAACTGGACACTGCCGAACACATAGTTCTTGGTCTTCAACAGGTCGTAACGCGGCACCGGCACGGTCGTCATGTCGGTGCGCTCGGCCTGCTCGTAGCGGTACTGCTGGCGCCCGTGCTTCCAGTCCTCGAGGAATTGCGGCCAGGTGGTCTCGGCTTCGCCGATGAAGATCGCATCGGCCAGGCCGTCGAAGTAATCCTCCTGCACGCTGACCCACGGACCGCCCACGACAACGAAAACGCCGCGGGCCTTGAGCTCGTTGATGATCTCGAGCATCCGCCGGCGTTGGACGATCATGCCGGTGAGCCCGACGATGTCGGCCTGCGCCAGCTTGTCGAAGTCGATCTCCTCGACGTTCTCGTCGACGAGGGTGACCTGATGCTCCGGCGGCGTCAGAGCGGCCAACAGCGGCAGGCAGGCGGTCGGGACGTTGCACTTCTTGCCGAGCAGCGGGAGTGCGTGTTCCAGGCCCCAGTAGGACACCTCGAAGCGCGGGTTGACGAGGACAATGTTGGCCATGGTCGTCTGCTCCGAATCGGGCTCGTAGACGGTGTCGGCGCTGCTTGCCAAGCCGGAGCCTAGCCAAGACGACCTGGCCGAACGAGCCATTCGTACATAGTCGCCGACGGGACTCGGATGCGAGTTCCTAACCAATTGACGGTAACGCTGGGTATTCGGTTCGGTCACGACCTTCTCCTCACCCCTGCTGATGTGGCGCAGACGATGGTGTGATCGTTCCCGTGGACGCGGTTGGGCTGATGATTGTGGTGGTCTTGACGACCGCCGCGCTCGCCGCGGTCTGCGGCTACGTCGCCGCGTTGCGGCGGGAAGCCAACCGACGGAGCCGCGGATATTTCGCGCTCGGTGTCATCGCCGGGTTCATGGGCCGATCGGTCGTGCGCCGGCGACTGCGGCGGCTGCCGCTGTTCGAGAACCCGCTCACGATCGCGGCGCTGCACCTTCGTCGGAGACTGAGCCGTACCGGCATCGCCCGCTAGCTGTACTCGGTTAGGACGTTGGTGTCAGTCTGCTGATCGGTGGTTGGCCTCCGATAGCTGAGTGGCGTCGTTGATTGTTGTAGTCCTCGAGCCACGGGGCAAGGGCGGCAGTGCGGGCGGCGTTGGTGGTGAATATCTGCCGGTAGGCCCATTCGGTCTGCAGTGTGCGGTTGTAGCGCTCCACCTTTCCGTTTTGCCAGGGGCAGTGCGGCTTGATGAAGACGTGTTTGGCGCCCAGGTTTGCGATGACTGCGGCGACATCGGCGGAACGCCGATAGCTCCAGTGGTTGTCGGTGATGACTCGCTCGATGGTCGAGATCCCGTGGGTTCTGAAGTACTCGGCGGCTCTGGCCAGAAACCCACCGCAGGTCGCGCCCTTTTCGTCGGGCAAGATCTCTGAGTACGCCAGCCGCGAATGGTCGTCGACAGCGGAGTGCACGTAGTCGAACCCGATGCGCGCGTTCTTACGGGCGGCGGTGTCGCCCATCTTTTTGCCGTGTGCCTTCCAGCCACCCCCGTCGGGGATGCGCCCAATCTTCTTGACGTCCATGTGAATCAGTTCGCCGGGGTGCGCCCGCTCGTAGCGCACCGCGGTTGTCTTCGATGCCCGGATTACCTCACCGGTCAGCGGGTCACAATCCCGCAGATACGGCATCTGGCGACGGCGCAAGATCGCCGACACCGTCCGGGCCGGCAGACCCAACTCGGCGGCGATCCAGTCCTGACCCCGCCTGCTGGTGCGGCGCAGCTCTATCACCGCATCTTCAACCACAGATGGTGTGCGACGTGGGCATCGACGCGGTCGTGAGGACCGATCCGACAGGCCGGCAAAGCCTTCAGCGTGGAACCGGCGAACCCATCGGTGAGCGCACTGGCGAGAAACTCCCAGTTCGGCGGCGACATGAGACACCGGACGGTGTCCCTCAACGATCCGCTCAACGAGCAGCAGACGACCATGAACGGTCAAACGGGCATTAGCGTGGGACACGAGGACCTCCGTGGACTGGTGAAGACGTCAGACATCTCCACTAAGCCCGGAGGTCCT
This is a stretch of genomic DNA from Mycobacterium sp. ELW1. It encodes these proteins:
- a CDS encoding IS481 family transposase → MSHANARLTVHGRLLLVERIVEGHRPVSHVAAELGVSRQCAHRWVRRFHAEGFAGLSDRSSRPRRCPRRTPSVVEDAVIELRRTSRRGQDWIAAELGLPARTVSAILRRRQMPYLRDCDPLTGEVIRASKTTAVRYERAHPGELIHMDVKKIGRIPDGGGWKAHGKKMGDTAARKNARIGFDYVHSAVDDHSRLAYSEILPDEKGATCGGFLARAAEYFRTHGISTIERVITDNHWSYRRSADVAAVIANLGAKHVFIKPHCPWQNGKVERYNRTLQTEWAYRQIFTTNAARTAALAPWLEDYNNQRRHSAIGGQPPISRLTPTS
- a CDS encoding PHB depolymerase family esterase, encoding MSRPRTALLAALFLLFAVPAEHASATGDPPGALTFGGVQRTYVLHVPDGLAHPNGLVINLHGGSQTGRKQSAETNYNAIADQYGWVVAYPNGIDFSWADGRGAAAPDRQGVDDVGFLAALIGRLTHDYGIPTGRVFVTGMSAGGFMANRLACERPDLVAAIAPVSSTLGVNVRCNPSKPVAVLAIHGTADKVVPYNGGRMIGRGGASTVVSAPTMVDRWLAFDRCPPATTRSIDGGKRLAAFGCADGTEVALVTIDGWGHTWPVSPAAAFDASRASAEFFAAHGA
- a CDS encoding LLM class F420-dependent oxidoreductase — encoded protein: MKLGLQLGYWGERPPTNHAELVAVAEEAGFDTVFTAEAWGSDAFTPLAWWGRETTRMRLGTSVVQLSARTPTACAMASLTLDHLSGGRHILGLGVSGPQVVEGWYGQKFPKPLARTREYIDIIRQVWAREAPVTSAGPHYPLPLSGEGTTGLGKPLKPIVHPLRADIPIMLGAEGPKNVALAAEICDGWLPIFYSPRLAPMYNEWLDEGFARPGARRSREDFEICATAQVVVTDDRASIMDLIKPHLALYMGGMGAEDTNFHADVYRRMGYSEVVDEVTRLFRAGHQDSKTRAAKAVPDELVDDSAIVGDIDYVRKQIVAWEAAGVTMMVIGARTPEQIHEAAALL
- a CDS encoding DUF4185 domain-containing protein → MSPRPRIPSLSLASTLVVGLCAATGVAPPAAADPCEGASAAAQPAANQAFQIPQPSAIAPFDRPIGHKPVGANDQAPLPTLGKMLINALIPNSGQVQKQAAVAPSPKPAPAQPQPAPAAAQPAPSTAPPGTSVVGWVTGPDSPNQTIQKFAITGTDLGIMWDNGDPSHRQVLLAFGDTNGFCMIPGKQWRYNTLMRSTDGSLANTVAVPDGAVGNKYSGSPVWRPGIAKQVINSINGAPQETGIIPTSGVAVGPNQFLNFMSIRSWDNYGSWTTNYSAIATSTDNGETWGVYPGTVRQPSNGNEKFQMGAFLKPGPGDPYIYSFGTPNGRSGSAYVARVSPGLIPDLTKYEYWNSDSNTWVPGSPAAATPVIPGPVGEMSAQFNNYLKQYLVLYCNGNNDVVMRTAPAPQGPWGPEQMLVSSMQIPGGIYAPFLHPWSTGRELYYNLSLWSAYNVMLMHTVLP
- a CDS encoding acyl-CoA dehydrogenase family protein, whose product is MDFTEPPEHHDLRKAVAAVTDRYGPAYFAERAVAGEPTTELWRELGAHGFIGINFPEQHGGGGAGMVELAIVCEETAAHGCPLLLLLVSSAISGELLSRYGSDEQRRTWLPRMASGETKVVFAITEPDAGSNSRQINTTAVRDGSDYLLNGTKYYISGIDEADALIVVTRSAPEQLSLFLVPTDAPGLVKHRLPVGITVPEKQFTLHFDNVRVPASALVGTEHEGFRQVFDGLNPERITGAAVCTGIGRHAVEQGADYARSRTVWGPPIGSYQAIAHPLAKAKINVDLAAMMTAKAAWLFDQGLPAGEASNMAKYAAAEAAAEAVDHAIQVHGGNGLSTEYGLLPQWSLARLLQIAPVSREMILNYVAQHTLALPRSY
- a CDS encoding GAF and ANTAR domain-containing protein, coding for MEHSDPRVEDSVPAEPLDGTDAEQAAEIVIEAATRNAMSAAQLGRLLVDAGRSVSDEDELVSLLQRVASIAQEAIEGADSTGITIDLGGLTYTAVHTDERTLRVDSEQYDAGEGPCLHASRTRTTVLLDSGEAMSAWPRFSTAAHDEGINSFLAAPLFTDDQTLGSFNLYGRAFHAFDGLDAEILDLLTKAVSRAIGDFARFKSARDTAESIQRVLQSRAPIEQAKGVLMAMHGIDSDAAFDVLRKQSQQTNVPVRVLAVQFLEQVAGSNGNGQHPQN
- a CDS encoding DUF4070 domain-containing protein, producing MASSADTVYEPDSEQTTMANIVLVNPRFEVSYWGLEHALPLLGKKCNVPTACLPLLAALTPPEHQVTLVDENVEEIDFDKLAQADIVGLTGMIVQRRRMLEIINELKARGVFVVVGGPWVSVQEDYFDGLADAIFIGEAETTWPQFLEDWKHGRQQYRYEQAERTDMTTVPVPRYDLLKTKNYVFGSVQFSRGCPFQCEFCDIIVTFGRKPRLKTSAQVIAELEAMRKAGLSIGFIVDDNLIGNKAAVKVLLQDVHDWQEREGYPLQFFTEASLNLAEDDELMELMVAANVTVVFIGIESPNEDSLKEAKKYQNVKKGGTIVDRVRKVQDAGLEVWCGMIVGFDNDDTRIFKEQADFIGQTDIMHAMVGMLAAIPKTPLHARLKNESRLDLDDEQTFGTNVIPLNMSRDELRDGYIGLMRDLYDPDFYFDRLESLYVTRKFDFGRARNEYLRQHPWRRRQAQFFDAVRAFGLFLLLMKNVPDAYLRQVYRRRMWTMLRSRPNPGVMFVSVVKCATHYHHYTMSREMSERRTLVNTF